The Leptodactylus fuscus isolate aLepFus1 chromosome 3, aLepFus1.hap2, whole genome shotgun sequence genome has a segment encoding these proteins:
- the B3GNT5 gene encoding lactosylceramide 1,3-N-acetyl-beta-D-glucosaminyltransferase has protein sequence MFISTRRLRRCQSLQILTTCFVMSLMLMWVQDDNDVVNHIKSYSYRYLINTYDFVNDSLSIRRDKSDALNYNYLISNKYKCQNENVLLLLFVKTSPENRRRRDAIRRTWGNEDYIRSQYDANIKVMFALGVEKDPAKRSVLQQQLESENKIYKDLVQQDFLDTFYNLTLKFILQFGWANTYCPNAKFIMTADDDVFVHTPNLVSYLKELDQIGVQDFWIGRVHRGSPPVRNKNSKYYVPYEMYQWSSYPDYTAGAAYVVSQDVAAKVYEASLTLNTSLYIDDVFMGICANKVGVVPQRHTFFSGEGKAPYHQCIYGKMMTSHGHLDDLHYLWKQTTDPKVKELISGFWGSAYCRLVNMMLLCRIRYKDTYPCSAAWS, from the coding sequence ATGTTTATTAGTACTAGGCGGCTAAGAAGATGCCAGTCTCTACAGATTTTGACAACTTGTTTTGTCATGTCCCTAATGCTCATGTGGGTTCAGGATGACAATGATGTTGTGAACCACATAAAATCCTACTCTTACCGATACCTCATCAATACCTATGACTTTGTAAACGACAGTCTGTCTATCAGACGGGATAAATCTGATGCACTAAACTACAATTACTTGATCAGCAACAAATACAAATGTCAGAATGAAAACGTGCTCCTCCTACTCTTTGTAAAAACATCGCCTGAAAACCGAAGACGTCGAGATGCAATAAGGAGGACCTGGGGTAATGAGGATTACATACGTTCCCAATATGATGCCAACATAAAAGTTATGTTTGCCCTTGGGGTAGAAAAAGACCCTGCAAAACGCAGTGTGCTCCAACAGCAACTTGAGAGTGAAAACAAAATCTATAAAGACTTGGTTCAACAAGACTTCCTGGACACGTTCTATAATTTAACCTTGAAGTTCATTTTGCAGTTTGGCTGGGCAAATACATActgtcccaatgcaaaatttatAATGACTGCGGATGACGATGTTTTTGTTCATACACCCAATCTAGTTTCATACTTGAAAGAGTTGGACCAAATTGGTGTTCAGGACTTCTGGATTGGTAGAGTCCACCGTGGGTCACCTCCAGTTCGGAACAAAAATAGCAAGTATTATGTGCCTTATGAAATGTATCAGTGGTCATCCTACCCGGATTATACCGCAGGGGCTGCCTATGTTGTTTCACAGGATGTGGCAGCTAAAGTATACGAAGCCTCATTGACTTTAAATACCAGCCTCTACATAGATGATGTTTTTATGGGAATTTGTGCCAATAAAGTTGGCGTTGTACCTCAGCGTCACACATTCTTTTCTGGAGAAGGAAAAGCCCCTTATCACCAATGCATATATGGCAAAATGATGACTTCCCATGGACATTTAGATGATCTCCATTACCTATGGAAGCAAACCACAGACCCAAAAGTGAAGGAGCTGATATCTGGCTTTTGGGGCAGTGCCTATTGTAGACTAGTGAACATGATGCTGCTTTGCAGGATTCGATACAAAGATACATACCCATGTTCTGCAGCATGGTCCTAA